In the genome of Phlebotomus papatasi isolate M1 chromosome 2, Ppap_2.1, whole genome shotgun sequence, one region contains:
- the LOC129802936 gene encoding maltase A1-like gives MKVIIFVLLAISAVRGVWYDNGNFYQIYPRSFMDSNNDGVGDLKGIAQKLQYVKDLGMTGTWLSPIFKSPMADFGYDISDYTMVQPEYGSMEDFEALIDKANEIDIKIILDFVPNHTSDQHDWFLRSVKREPGYEHYYVWHPGKVVDGKRVPPNNWVSVFRGSAWEWNEDRQEYYLHAFLKEQPDLNYRYQGVVDEMKNVLRYWMRKGVAGFRIDAVPYLFEIAPDSEGNYPDEPLTGSACPNPEDDCYTQHIYTQNQPETWDMVYQWRAVLDDYVKQTNSFARIMMIEAYTPLPNIKYIFTDGHGKEGAQIPFNFELISNVNGKSSAKDFKEHIDAWIDRLPEGYQNNWVMGNHDNKRIASRFGIERADLINILLQTLPGFAITYNGEELALLDVYISWENTIDPAGCRTNSTIYQQYSRDPVRTPFPWNDQKNAGFSNADKTWLPVSPDYKEVNVELQEKYTYSHLKTFRKLTQMRKNEKALQEGHLKMKLIGNDILAYERRIDGTKPSENFVIILNFSGNTHKVNIHQLFPQMSQIYKIEAQSLHITSHKEGDQIDGRNFEVKPNDAYVLRGEASKLYSYLIFFFTFLSAFFNIFVRS, from the exons atgaaagtgaTAATTTTTGTGCTTTTGGCAATTTCTGCCGTTAGAGGAGTATGGTACGATAATGGTAATTTTTACCAAATCTACCCAAGATCTTTTATGGATTCTAACAATGATGGAGTTGGGGATCTCAAAG GAATTGCACAAAAGCTCCAGTACGTTAAGGATTTAGGAATGACTGGTACATGGTTGTCGCCAATTTTCAAATCGCCTATGGCTGATTTTGGCTACGACATCTCTGACTACACCATGGTTCAACCAGAGTATGGATCCATGGAAGACTTTGAGGCACTTATTGATAAAGCCAATGAAATCGACATTAAGATCATTCTGGACTTCGTGCCAAATCACACGAGTGATCAGCATGACTGGTTTCTGCGTTCTGTAAAAAGGGAACCTGGTTACGAGCACTACTACGTCTGGCATCCTGGCAAGGTCGTCGATGGGAAACGTGTTCCACCAAACAATTGGGTATCTGTATTCAGAGGAAGTGCCTGGGAATGGAATGAGGACAGGCAGGAGTACTACCTGCATGCTTTTCTGAAGGAACAACCTGATCTCAACTACAGGTACCAAGGTGTTGTTGATGAAATGAAGAACGTCCTGCGGTACTGGATGCGAAAAGGTGTTGCAGGATTTCGAATTGACGCTGTGCCCTATCTCTTCGAAATAGCCCCAGATTCTGAAGGCAACTACCCCGATGAACCACTAACCGGTAGTGCCTGTCCCAATCCCGAAGATGACTGCTACACCCAACACATCTATACGCAGAATCAACCTGAAACCTGGGACATGGTGTACCAATGGCGAGCTGTTCTAGATGACTATGTCAAACAGACAAATTCATTTGCAAGAATCATGATGATTGAAGCCTATACCCCATTACCTAACATCAAGTACATCTTTACTGATGGACACGGAAAAGAAGGGGCTCAGATACCCTTTAACTTCGAACTGATTAGCAATGTTAACGGAAAGTCATCGGCTAAGGACTTCAAGGAGCATATTGATGCATGGATCGATCGACTACCTGAAGGTTACCAGAATAACTGGGTCATGGGAAATCATGACAACAAAAGGATAGCATCTAGATTTGGTATTGAAAGAGCAGATCTAATCAATATCCTCCTACAAACACTGCCAGGCTTCGCAATCACTTACAAT GGTGAAGAACTAGCTCTCCTGGATGTCTACATCAGCTGGGAGAACACAATTGATCCTGCTGGTTGTCGTACGAATTCTACAATTTACCAGCAGTATTCTCGTGATCCAGTGAGGACACCGTTTCCCTGGAACGATCAGAAAAATGCAGGATTCTCCAATGCAGATAAAACATGGCTCCCTGTATCCCCTGACTACAAGGAAGTTAATGTTGAGCTGCAGGAAAAGTACACCTACAGTCACCTGAAAACTTTCCGAAAGCTCACGCAAATGCGCAAAAATGAGAAAGCTCTGCAAGAGGGGCATTTGAAGATGAAACTCATTGGAAATGATATTTTAGCGTATGAAAGAAGAATCGATGGTACAAAACCATCTGAGAATTTTGTTATTATTCTGAACTTTAGCGGCAACACGCACAAAGTCAACATTCATCAACTCTTCCCACAAATGTctcaaatttacaaaattgaaGCTCAATCTCTGCATATTACGAGTCACAAAGAGGG GGATCAAATTGATGGACGAAACTTCGAAGTAAAACCCAATGATGCTTACGTACTTCGTGGTGAAGCTTCTAAACTTTATTCGTATTTGATTTTCTTCTTCACATTCCTTTCTGCCTTTTTCAACATCTTCGTGCGCTCTTAA